A part of Acidobacteriota bacterium genomic DNA contains:
- a CDS encoding sigma-54-dependent Fis family transcriptional regulator: MAMLVGESEVMRELRTRIGRIARTSFTVLVEGESGAGKELVAREIHTRSPRHRGPFIAVNCAAIVDTLVEAELFGIEERTATGVRGRRGKFELADQGTLFLDEVADLSLTAQAKLLRVLQDMTVERVGSTGLQSIDTRVIAATNRSLHAMVTGGQFRADLYYRLSGVEIVVPPLRDRRSDIPLLIDHFLRRHSRTTEVTIASAAREALTVYNWPGNVRQLARVLERAIALAAGPQITLADLPDAVRHEYREVQAGAGDCDDSLRGWCSRYVRLVLERCGGNKRRACDVLNISYHTLQAYLEYPYRPTRRRLAHENREAAS, encoded by the coding sequence GTGGCGATGCTGGTGGGCGAGAGCGAGGTCATGCGCGAGTTGCGCACGCGAATCGGACGGATCGCGCGGACGAGCTTCACCGTGCTGGTCGAGGGCGAGAGCGGCGCAGGCAAGGAACTGGTCGCGCGCGAGATCCACACGAGGAGCCCGCGCCATCGCGGGCCCTTCATCGCCGTCAACTGCGCGGCCATCGTCGACACGCTGGTCGAGGCGGAGCTGTTCGGCATCGAGGAGCGAACCGCCACGGGCGTGCGGGGCCGCCGGGGCAAGTTCGAGCTGGCCGATCAGGGGACGCTCTTTCTCGACGAAGTCGCGGACCTGTCGCTCACCGCGCAGGCCAAGCTGCTCCGGGTCCTGCAGGACATGACCGTCGAGCGGGTCGGCAGCACGGGGCTCCAGTCGATCGACACGCGCGTGATTGCCGCGACGAACCGAAGCCTGCACGCGATGGTGACGGGCGGCCAGTTCAGGGCCGACCTGTACTACCGCCTCTCGGGGGTCGAGATCGTCGTGCCGCCGCTCAGGGATCGACGCAGCGACATCCCGTTGCTCATCGATCACTTCCTCCGGCGCCACAGCAGGACGACGGAGGTGACGATCGCGAGCGCGGCGAGGGAAGCGCTGACGGTCTACAACTGGCCGGGAAACGTCCGGCAGTTGGCGCGCGTGCTGGAGCGTGCGATTGCGCTCGCGGCGGGTCCGCAAATCACCCTGGCCGACCTGCCGGACGCCGTGCGGCACGAGTATCGTGAAGTGCAGGCCGGCGCGGGCGACTGCGACGACTCCCTGCGCGGCTGGTGCAGCCGGTACGTGCGGCTCGTCCTGGAGCGCTGCGGCGGCAACAAGCGGCGGGCCTGCGACGTGCTCAACATCAGCTACCACACGCTGCAGGCCTATCTCGAATACCCCTATCGCCCCACCCGTCGTCGTCTCGCTCACGAGAACCGTGAGGCCGCATCGTGA
- a CDS encoding helix-hairpin-helix domain-containing protein has translation MRLLGAALSCAIVCLTGLAAPVRAQEAKAPAAATAALVNLNQATATDLQQLPGIGPSMAARILEYRQKNGTFKKIEELMNVQGIGEKNFLKLRPLITVGSASRTADR, from the coding sequence ATGCGTTTACTGGGCGCCGCGCTCTCGTGCGCCATCGTTTGTCTGACCGGGCTCGCCGCCCCCGTCCGTGCGCAGGAGGCCAAAGCGCCCGCCGCCGCGACGGCAGCGCTCGTCAACCTCAATCAGGCCACCGCGACCGATCTCCAGCAGTTGCCGGGCATCGGGCCGTCGATGGCCGCACGAATCCTCGAGTACCGCCAGAAGAACGGCACCTTCAAGAAGATCGAAGAGCTCATGAACGTCCAGGGGATCGGCGAGAAGAACTTCCTCAAGCTGAGGCCCCTGATCACCGTGGGCTCGGCTTCGAGGACGGCCGATCGGTGA
- the gcvT gene encoding glycine cleavage system aminomethyltransferase GcvT, whose translation MSAGTTAGPRKTPLNDTHRASGARMVEFGGWDMPLEYSGITAEHMAVRTRAGVFDVSHMGQIEVAGADALALIQRLTCNDASRLAIGQAQYSALTTPTGTFVDDVLVYRMAADHYMIVVNAANIAGDHAWITAEAKAEGGDVAVVNASARYALIAVQGPAAIDVLKQLTAVDLDAIKYYWFATGEVASVLATISRTGYTGEDGFELFVPPAQAVRVWTAVLEAGRAVDLIPCGLGARDTLRLEAGMRLCGTDMDDATTVLEAGLGWIVGWQKPSFMGAERLREQRAQGLSRRLVGFEVRDRAIARHGHAVLLDGAPCGVVTSGTQTPFLKKAIGLAMVPAALSAVGTPLQIDVRGRTAAAEVVAEPFYRRPRPRPAAAPAP comes from the coding sequence ATGTCAGCAGGTACGACCGCCGGTCCGCGAAAGACGCCACTCAACGACACGCACCGGGCCAGCGGCGCCCGGATGGTCGAGTTCGGCGGCTGGGACATGCCGTTGGAGTACTCCGGCATCACCGCCGAGCACATGGCCGTGCGGACGCGCGCTGGCGTCTTCGACGTCAGCCACATGGGACAAATCGAAGTCGCCGGCGCGGACGCCCTCGCGCTGATCCAGCGCCTCACCTGCAACGACGCGTCGCGACTCGCCATCGGACAGGCCCAGTACTCCGCGCTCACGACGCCGACCGGCACATTCGTCGACGACGTGCTGGTGTACCGGATGGCGGCGGACCATTACATGATCGTGGTGAACGCTGCGAACATCGCCGGCGACCACGCGTGGATCACCGCCGAGGCGAAGGCCGAGGGCGGCGACGTCGCGGTCGTCAACGCGAGCGCCCGATATGCGCTGATCGCGGTGCAGGGTCCCGCCGCGATCGACGTCCTGAAGCAGCTCACGGCGGTTGACCTCGACGCCATCAAGTACTACTGGTTCGCCACCGGCGAGGTCGCCTCCGTCCTGGCGACGATCTCGCGGACCGGGTACACCGGCGAGGATGGATTCGAGCTGTTCGTCCCACCTGCCCAGGCAGTGCGCGTGTGGACCGCGGTGCTGGAGGCCGGTCGTGCGGTCGATCTGATCCCGTGCGGTCTTGGGGCGCGCGACACGCTGCGCCTGGAAGCCGGCATGCGGCTCTGCGGCACCGACATGGACGACGCGACCACGGTGCTCGAGGCTGGCCTGGGGTGGATCGTCGGCTGGCAGAAACCGTCGTTCATGGGAGCCGAGCGGCTGCGCGAGCAGCGGGCCCAAGGTCTCAGCCGCCGCCTCGTGGGCTTCGAAGTGCGCGACCGCGCCATCGCGCGACACGGCCATGCCGTGCTCCTCGACGGCGCGCCCTGCGGCGTGGTGACGAGCGGCACGCAGACGCCGTTCCTGAAGAAGGCGATCGGCCTCGCCATGGTGCCGGCCGCGCTCAGCGCCGTGGGCACGCCGCTGCAGATCGACGTCAGAGGCCGGACGGCCGCGGCGGAG